A single Gambusia affinis linkage group LG20, SWU_Gaff_1.0, whole genome shotgun sequence DNA region contains:
- the abcc3 gene encoding ATP-binding cassette sub-family C member 3 isoform X7 has protein sequence MLRAAKLTHRNMLQGVLRAPQAFFESTPTGRLLNRFSKDVDAIDSHIPDNIDIWMRTFWYTLNVLLICSALTPMFLIVIAPLMVFYWWVQRFYVATSRQLKRLESVSRSPIYSHFSETITGSSVIRAYDRHAAFVQMCDMKVDENQKSYYPGIVSNRWLGVRIEFIGNCIVLFAALFAVMGKDTLSPGLVGLSVSYALQVTMSLNWMVRMTSDLENNIVAVERVKEYSETKTEAPWEVEDKKPPAEWPTQGNVEFNEYSVRYREGLDLVLRNITLSVKGGEKIGIVGRTGAGKSSMTLCLFRLLEAAGGEITIDGVKISEIGLHDLRSKLTIIPQEPVLFSGTLRMNLDPFDKYSDDDVWKALEHSHLHKFVSNQPAKLELECSEGGENLSVGQRQLVCLARALLRKTRILVLDEATAAIDLETDDLIQSTIRTQFDDCTVFTIAHRLNTIMDYTRVLVLDKGQIAEFDTPTNLISKRGIFYGMAKDAGLVQ, from the exons ATGCTGCGGGCGGCCAAGCTCACACACCGCAACATGCTGCAGGGGGTCCTGCGTGCCCCGCAGGCCTTCTTCGAGAGCACCCCGACTGGGCGGTTACTGAACCGCTTCAGCAAAGACGTGGATGCTATAGACTCCCACATCCCCGATAATATTGACATATGGATGCGCACTTTCTGGTACACACTGAATGTGCTGCTCATATGCTCTGCCCTCACCCCAATGTTCCTCATAGTCATAGCCCCGTTAATGGTGTTCTATTGGTGGGTTCAG AGATTTTACGTTGCCACGTCGCGGCAGCTGAAGCGCCTGGAGTCGGTCAGCCGCTCTCCCATATACTCCCATTTCTCTGAGACCATCACCGGCTCTAGCGTAATCCGAGCCTACGACAGACACGCTGCCTTTGTTCAGATGTGTGATATGAAGGTGGACGAGAACCAAAAGAGTTACTACCCTGGTATAGTGTCCAACAG GTGGCTCGGAGTTCGTATCGAGTTCATCGGGAACTGCATCGTGTTGTTTGCCGCTCTCTTCGCTGTGATGGGAAAGGACACTCTGAGCCCGGGCCTCGTGGGTCTGTCCGTGTCATACGCGCTCCAG GTGACCATGTCTCTGAACTGGATGGTGCGGATGACTTCCGACCTGGAGAACAACATAGTGGCGGTGGAGAGAGTGAAGGAATACTCCGAAACCAAGACTGAG GCCCCGTGGGAGGTGGAGGACAAGAAGCCCCCTGCGGAGTGGCCCACGCAGGGCAACGTGGAGTTCAACGAGTACAGCGTTCGGTACCGCGAGGGTCTGGACCTCGTCCTGAGGAACATCACGCTCAGCGTCAAGGGAGGAGAGAAG ATCGGTATCGTGGGCCGCACCGGAGCTGGGAAGTCCTCCATGACGCTCTGCCTCTTCCGACTGCTGGAAGCTGCTGGAGGGGAGATCACCATCGACGGCGTGAAGATATCGGAGATCGGCCTGCATGACCTGAGGTCCAAACTCACCATCATTCCTCAG GAGCCCGTGCTCTTCTCGGGGACTCTGCGGATGAACCTGGATCCGTTTGATAAGTACAGCGACGACGACGTGTGGAAAGCCCTGGAGCACTCGCACCTCCACAAGTTCGTCAGCAACCAGCCGGCAAAGCTGGAGCTGGAGTGTTCGGAGGGAGGAGAGAACCTCAG CGTGGGCCAGAGGCAGCTGGTGTGTCTGGCTCGAGCTCTGCTGAGGAAAACCAGGATCCTCGTGCTGGACGAAGCGACGGCCGCTATCGACCTGGAGACGGACGACCTCATCCAGTCCACCATCCGCACTCAGTTCGATGACTGCACCGTCTTCACCATCGCACACAGACTTAACACTATTATGGACTACACAAG AGTGCTGGTGTTGGACAAGGGACAGATAGCAGAGTTCGACACGCCCACAAACCTCATATCAAAGAGAGGAATCTTCTACGGCATGGCTAAAGACGCAGGACTGGTGCAGTAG
- the abcc3 gene encoding ATP-binding cassette sub-family C member 3 isoform X1: MNSSGGTNSPATKKMGWLCGEKLHFWEPNQTFHTDRPDLSECFQLSVLAWLPCVFLWAASPAYIYYLKKSSRGYIMMSLLNRFKTVFGLLLWIVCWADLFSSFHELQKGQSPPPIYFITPLVLGITMLLATFLIQYERLHGIQSSGVLFIFWFLSVLCAIVPFRSKILKAFSSDEVPDKLRFTSFYLYFGLILLELVLCCLNEKPPLFSNVVTDPNPCPETTAGFLSTVTFWWFTSLAIKGYKMPLEAKDLWSLNERDSSKKIVPKLLKEWEKEQSKIKSSEQNLTTKATYAKQQPSATNHVSGGAAGGETSPEEVEVLLSNQKAAPHQPSFLRTLIKAFGPYFLIGSGFKLLQDSITFVNPQLLRMLISFTSQKDVPVWWGYTLAFLMFFTAILQTLILHRHFQYCFVTGMNVRTALIGAIYRKSLVITNAAKRSSTVGEIVNLMSVDAQRFMDLTTFLNMLWSAPLQIMLALYFLWQNLGPSVLAGVAVMVMLIPFNAVIAMKTRAYQVEQMQHKDARIKLMNEILNGIKVLKLYAWENSFKEKILAIRQKELIVLRKTAYLGALSTMAWTSAPFLVALTTFAVFVTVDEKNVLDAEKAFVSLSLFNILRFPLNMLPQVISGLVQASVSLKRIQNFLSHDELDPNSVDRKTSSEFAVSVVNGKFTWAKEDEPVLDNINVMVPQGSLVAVVGHVGCGKSSLISALLGDMEKVEGEVSVRGSVAYVPQQAWIQNATLRDNILFGKSFHESKYRRVLDACALTPDLEVLPGGDMTEIGEKGINLSGGQRQRVSLARALYSDAEVYLLDDPLSAVDSHVSKHIFDNLIGPEGLLKGKTRILVTHGITFLSQVDNIVVMVEGRVSEMGSYQELLNQNGAFAEFLRNYALEDIVEEDEATEELIEDELFPDDVLSNHHTDMVDNEPTVNEAKKSFMRQISILSGDSENLRCRSVRRQSQKKHQEAQEKKKPQEGQNLIQAETAETGRVKTKVFLEYAKAVGLVLSVIICLLYGCQSAAAIGANIWLSQWTSDSLTNQTKENVHMRVGVYAALGIAQGVLILVNCLLCRAYCMLRAAKLTHRNMLQGVLRAPQAFFESTPTGRLLNRFSKDVDAIDSHIPDNIDIWMRTFWYTLNVLLICSALTPMFLIVIAPLMVFYWWVQRFYVATSRQLKRLESVSRSPIYSHFSETITGSSVIRAYDRHAAFVQMCDMKVDENQKSYYPGIVSNRWLGVRIEFIGNCIVLFAALFAVMGKDTLSPGLVGLSVSYALQVTMSLNWMVRMTSDLENNIVAVERVKEYSETKTEAPWEVEDKKPPAEWPTQGNVEFNEYSVRYREGLDLVLRNITLSVKGGEKIGIVGRTGAGKSSMTLCLFRLLEAAGGEITIDGVKISEIGLHDLRSKLTIIPQEPVLFSGTLRMNLDPFDKYSDDDVWKALEHSHLHKFVSNQPAKLELECSEGGENLSVGQRQLVCLARALLRKTRILVLDEATAAIDLETDDLIQSTIRTQFDDCTVFTIAHRLNTIMDYTRVLVLDKGQIAEFDTPTNLISKRGIFYGMAKDAGLVQ, encoded by the exons GAACCCAATCAGACGTTCCACACGGACCGGCCCGACCTCTCCGAGTGTTTCCAGCTCTCCGTCCTGGCGTGGCTGCCCTGCGTCTTCCTGTGGGCTGCCTCTCCGGCCTACATCTACTACCTGAAGAAGAGCAGCCGAGGGTACATCATGATGTCGCTGCTGAACAGGTTCAAAACA GTGTTCGGCTTGTTGCTTTGGATCGTGTGCTGGGCCGACCTCTTCTCCTCATTTCACGAGCTGCAGAAGGGTCAGTCCCCGCCCCCCATCTACTTCATCACCCCGCTGGTGCTCGGCATCACCATG ctGCTGGCCACGTTCCTGATCCAGTATGAGAGGTTACACGGGATCCAGTCCTCGGGGGTCCTCTTCATCTTCTGGTTCCTGTCCGTGCTGTGCGCCATCGTGCCTTTCCGCTCCAAGATCCTGAAGGCCTTCAGCTCG GACGAAGTTCCAGATAAGCTGCGCTTCACCTCCTTCTACTTGTATTTCGGCCTGATCCTCCTCGAGCTCGTCCTCTGCTGCTTGAATGAGAAACCTCCTCTCTTCTCCAATGTGGTCACTGACCCT AATCCGTGCCCTGAAACTACAGCAGGCTTTCTGTCCACCGTGACCTTCTGGTGGTTCACAAG TTTGGCCATCAAAGGTTACAAAATGCCCCTTGAAGCCAAAGACTTGTGGTCGCTGAACGAGCGCGACAGCTCCAAGAAGATAGTGCCGAAACTCCTGAAGGAGTGGGAGAAGGAGCAAAGCAAGATCAAGAG CAGTGAACAGAATCTGACCACCAAGGCGACGTACGCTAAGCAGCAACCATCGGCCACCAACCACGTCTCAGGAGGAGCCGCGGGGGGCGAAACCAGCCCGGAGGAAGTGGAGGTGCTGCTGTCCAATCAGAAAGCGGCTCCCCACCAGCCGTCCTTCCTCCGCACCCTCATCAAAGCGTTCGGCCCCTACTTTCTGATTGGCTCGGGCTTTAAGCTCCTGCAGGATTCCATCACCTTCGTCAACCCGCAGCTGCTCag AATGTTGATCTCCTTCACCAGTCAGAAGGACGTCCCTGTTTGGTGGGGTTACACGCTGGCCTTCCTCATGTTCTTCACAGCCATACTGCAGACTCTCATCCTCCACCGGCACTTTCAGTACTGCTTCGTAACGGGGATGAACGTCCGGACCGCTCTCATAGGAGCCATCTACAGGAAG tctctgGTCATAACCAATGCTGCCAAGCGTTCCTCTACGGTGGGAGAAATAGTGAATCTGATGTCTGTCGACGCTCAAAGGTTCATGGATCTCACCACCTTCCTCAACATGCTCTGGTCTGCTCCTCTGCAAATTATGCTGGCGCTCTACTTCCTCTGGCAG AACCTTGGTCCATCTGTGCTGGCTGGAGTGGCTGTCATGGTCATGCTCATCCCCTTTAATGCCGTCATCGCCATGAAGACGCGCGCCTATCAG GTGGAACAGATGCAGCACAAGGACGCTCGTATCAAGCTGATGAATGAGATCCTTAACGGCATCAAAGTCCTCAAGCTGTACGCCTGGGAGAACTCCTTCAAAGAAAAGATCCTGGCGATTCGGCAGAAGGAGCTTATCGTCCTCAGAAAAACAGCCTACCTGGGAGCACTCTCCACCATGGCCTGGACCAGTGCCCCTTTCCTT GTTGCCTTGACGACGTTTGCCGTGTTTGTCACTGTAGATGAGAAGAACGTTCTGGATGCAGAGAAGGCCTTTGTGTCGCTCTCCCTTTTCAACATCCTTCGATTTCCTCTGAACATGCTCCCTCAAGTGATCAGCGGTCTCGTACAG GCGAGCGTGTCGCTGAAGCGAATCCAAAATTTCCTGAGTCATGATGAGTTGGACCCAAACTCTGTGGACAGAAAGACGAGCTCAG AGTTCGCCGTCTCGGTGGTGAACGGGAAATTCACGTGGGCCAAAGAAGATGAACCTGTTCTGGACAA CATCAACGTGATGGTGCCCCAGGGCTCCCTGGTAGCAGTGGTGGGTCATGTTGGCTGTGGGAAATCCTCGCTGATCTCCGCGCTGCTGGGCGACATGGAGAAAGTGGAAGGCGAAGTTTCTGTTCGG GGGTCGGTGGCTTACGTTCCCCAGCAGGCGTGGATACAAAATGCCACCCTGAGGGACAACATCCTGTTTGGGAAGAGCTTCCACGAGTCCAAATACCGCCGTGTTCTGGACGCCTGCGCCTTGACGCCAGATCTGGAAGTGCTGCCTGGAGGAGACATGACAGAGATCGGAGAAAAG GGCATCAACCTCTCCGGCGGTCAGAGGCAGAGGGTCAGCCTGGCTCGAGCGCTGTACAGCGACGCCGAGGTCTACCTCCTGGACGACCCGCTGTCCGCCGTGGACTCCCACGTGTCCAAACACATCTTCGACAACCTGATCGGCCCTGAGGGCTTGTTGAAAGGCAAG ACTCGCATCCTGGTGACGCACGGCATCACCTTCCTGTCTCAGGTGGACAACATCGTGGTGATGGTGGAGGGCCGGGTGTCGGAGATGGGCTCCTACCAAGAGCTGCTCAATCAGAACGGAGCCTTCGCGGAGTTTCTCAGGAACTACGCTCTGGAAGACATCGTGGAGGAGGACGAGGCCACCG AAGAGTTAATAGAAGATGAGTTGTTCCCCGATGACGTCCTTAGCAACCACCACACGGACATGGTGGACAACGAACCTACGGTTAATGAGgcaaagaaaagttttatgaG ACAGATCAGCATCCTGTCAGGAGACAGCGAGAACCTCCGGTGCCGCTCAGTCAGGAGACAGAGCCAGAAGAAGCACCAAGAGGcccaggagaagaagaaacccCAGGAGGGCCAGAACCTCATTCAGGCAGAGACAGCAGAAACAGGCCGG GTAAAAACCAAAGTGTTCCTGGAGTACGCAAAGGCAGTGGGACTAGTGCTGTCGGTGATCATTTGCTTGCTCTACGGCTGCCAGAGTGCCGCCGCCATTGGCGCCAACATCTGGCTCAGCCAGTGGACCAGTGACTCGTTGACAAATCAGACCAAGGAAAACGTTCACATGAGGGTGGGGGTGTACGCAGCGCTGGGCATTGCACAAG GTGTGCTCATTTTGGTTAACTGCCTCTTGTGCCGGGCCTACTGTATGCTGCGGGCGGCCAAGCTCACACACCGCAACATGCTGCAGGGGGTCCTGCGTGCCCCGCAGGCCTTCTTCGAGAGCACCCCGACTGGGCGGTTACTGAACCGCTTCAGCAAAGACGTGGATGCTATAGACTCCCACATCCCCGATAATATTGACATATGGATGCGCACTTTCTGGTACACACTGAATGTGCTGCTCATATGCTCTGCCCTCACCCCAATGTTCCTCATAGTCATAGCCCCGTTAATGGTGTTCTATTGGTGGGTTCAG AGATTTTACGTTGCCACGTCGCGGCAGCTGAAGCGCCTGGAGTCGGTCAGCCGCTCTCCCATATACTCCCATTTCTCTGAGACCATCACCGGCTCTAGCGTAATCCGAGCCTACGACAGACACGCTGCCTTTGTTCAGATGTGTGATATGAAGGTGGACGAGAACCAAAAGAGTTACTACCCTGGTATAGTGTCCAACAG GTGGCTCGGAGTTCGTATCGAGTTCATCGGGAACTGCATCGTGTTGTTTGCCGCTCTCTTCGCTGTGATGGGAAAGGACACTCTGAGCCCGGGCCTCGTGGGTCTGTCCGTGTCATACGCGCTCCAG GTGACCATGTCTCTGAACTGGATGGTGCGGATGACTTCCGACCTGGAGAACAACATAGTGGCGGTGGAGAGAGTGAAGGAATACTCCGAAACCAAGACTGAG GCCCCGTGGGAGGTGGAGGACAAGAAGCCCCCTGCGGAGTGGCCCACGCAGGGCAACGTGGAGTTCAACGAGTACAGCGTTCGGTACCGCGAGGGTCTGGACCTCGTCCTGAGGAACATCACGCTCAGCGTCAAGGGAGGAGAGAAG ATCGGTATCGTGGGCCGCACCGGAGCTGGGAAGTCCTCCATGACGCTCTGCCTCTTCCGACTGCTGGAAGCTGCTGGAGGGGAGATCACCATCGACGGCGTGAAGATATCGGAGATCGGCCTGCATGACCTGAGGTCCAAACTCACCATCATTCCTCAG GAGCCCGTGCTCTTCTCGGGGACTCTGCGGATGAACCTGGATCCGTTTGATAAGTACAGCGACGACGACGTGTGGAAAGCCCTGGAGCACTCGCACCTCCACAAGTTCGTCAGCAACCAGCCGGCAAAGCTGGAGCTGGAGTGTTCGGAGGGAGGAGAGAACCTCAG CGTGGGCCAGAGGCAGCTGGTGTGTCTGGCTCGAGCTCTGCTGAGGAAAACCAGGATCCTCGTGCTGGACGAAGCGACGGCCGCTATCGACCTGGAGACGGACGACCTCATCCAGTCCACCATCCGCACTCAGTTCGATGACTGCACCGTCTTCACCATCGCACACAGACTTAACACTATTATGGACTACACAAG AGTGCTGGTGTTGGACAAGGGACAGATAGCAGAGTTCGACACGCCCACAAACCTCATATCAAAGAGAGGAATCTTCTACGGCATGGCTAAAGACGCAGGACTGGTGCAGTAG
- the abcc3 gene encoding ATP-binding cassette sub-family C member 3 isoform X2, translated as MNSSGGTNSPATKKMGWLCGEKLHFWEPNQTFHTDRPDLSECFQLSVLAWLPCVFLWAASPAYIYYLKKSSRGYIMMSLLNRFKTVFGLLLWIVCWADLFSSFHELQKGQSPPPIYFITPLVLGITMLLATFLIQYERLHGIQSSGVLFIFWFLSVLCAIVPFRSKILKAFSSDEVPDKLRFTSFYLYFGLILLELVLCCLNEKPPLFSNVVTDPNPCPETTAGFLSTVTFWWFTSLAIKGYKMPLEAKDLWSLNERDSSKKIVPKLLKEWEKEQSKIKSSEQNLTTKATYAKQQPSATNHVSGGAAGGETSPEEVEVLLSNQKAAPHQPSFLRTLIKAFGPYFLIGSGFKLLQDSITFVNPQLLRMLISFTSQKDVPVWWGYTLAFLMFFTAILQTLILHRHFQYCFVTGMNVRTALIGAIYRKSLVITNAAKRSSTVGEIVNLMSVDAQRFMDLTTFLNMLWSAPLQIMLALYFLWQNLGPSVLAGVAVMVMLIPFNAVIAMKTRAYQVEQMQHKDARIKLMNEILNGIKVLKLYAWENSFKEKILAIRQKELIVLRKTAYLGALSTMAWTSAPFLVALTTFAVFVTVDEKNVLDAEKAFVSLSLFNILRFPLNMLPQVISGLVQASVSLKRIQNFLSHDELDPNSVDRKTSSEFAVSVVNGKFTWAKEDEPVLDNINVMVPQGSLVAVVGHVGCGKSSLISALLGDMEKVEGEVSVRGSVAYVPQQAWIQNATLRDNILFGKSFHESKYRRVLDACALTPDLEVLPGGDMTEIGEKGINLSGGQRQRVSLARALYSDAEVYLLDDPLSAVDSHVSKHIFDNLIGPEGLLKGKTRILVTHGITFLSQVDNIVVMVEGRVSEMGSYQELLNQNGAFAEFLRNYALEDIVEEDEATEELIEDELFPDDVLSNHHTDMVDNEPTVNEAKKSFMRQISILSGDSENLRCRSVRRQSQKKHQEAQEKKKPQEGQNLIQAETAETGRVKTKVFLEYAKAVGLVLSVIICLLYGCQSAAAIGANIWLSQWTSDSLTNQTKENVHMRVGVYAALGIAQGILVMASSFTLAMGNIGAAKKLHANLLNNKLHTPQSFFDTTPIGRIINRFSKDIYVIDEALPSTVLMFLGTFFVSLSTMIVIISSTPIFAVVIAPLAFIYVFVQRFYVATSRQLKRLESVSRSPIYSHFSETITGSSVIRAYDRHAAFVQMCDMKVDENQKSYYPGIVSNRWLGVRIEFIGNCIVLFAALFAVMGKDTLSPGLVGLSVSYALQVTMSLNWMVRMTSDLENNIVAVERVKEYSETKTEAPWEVEDKKPPAEWPTQGNVEFNEYSVRYREGLDLVLRNITLSVKGGEKIGIVGRTGAGKSSMTLCLFRLLEAAGGEITIDGVKISEIGLHDLRSKLTIIPQEPVLFSGTLRMNLDPFDKYSDDDVWKALEHSHLHKFVSNQPAKLELECSEGGENLSVGQRQLVCLARALLRKTRILVLDEATAAIDLETDDLIQSTIRTQFDDCTVFTIAHRLNTIMDYTRVLVLDKGQIAEFDTPTNLISKRGIFYGMAKDAGLVQ; from the exons GAACCCAATCAGACGTTCCACACGGACCGGCCCGACCTCTCCGAGTGTTTCCAGCTCTCCGTCCTGGCGTGGCTGCCCTGCGTCTTCCTGTGGGCTGCCTCTCCGGCCTACATCTACTACCTGAAGAAGAGCAGCCGAGGGTACATCATGATGTCGCTGCTGAACAGGTTCAAAACA GTGTTCGGCTTGTTGCTTTGGATCGTGTGCTGGGCCGACCTCTTCTCCTCATTTCACGAGCTGCAGAAGGGTCAGTCCCCGCCCCCCATCTACTTCATCACCCCGCTGGTGCTCGGCATCACCATG ctGCTGGCCACGTTCCTGATCCAGTATGAGAGGTTACACGGGATCCAGTCCTCGGGGGTCCTCTTCATCTTCTGGTTCCTGTCCGTGCTGTGCGCCATCGTGCCTTTCCGCTCCAAGATCCTGAAGGCCTTCAGCTCG GACGAAGTTCCAGATAAGCTGCGCTTCACCTCCTTCTACTTGTATTTCGGCCTGATCCTCCTCGAGCTCGTCCTCTGCTGCTTGAATGAGAAACCTCCTCTCTTCTCCAATGTGGTCACTGACCCT AATCCGTGCCCTGAAACTACAGCAGGCTTTCTGTCCACCGTGACCTTCTGGTGGTTCACAAG TTTGGCCATCAAAGGTTACAAAATGCCCCTTGAAGCCAAAGACTTGTGGTCGCTGAACGAGCGCGACAGCTCCAAGAAGATAGTGCCGAAACTCCTGAAGGAGTGGGAGAAGGAGCAAAGCAAGATCAAGAG CAGTGAACAGAATCTGACCACCAAGGCGACGTACGCTAAGCAGCAACCATCGGCCACCAACCACGTCTCAGGAGGAGCCGCGGGGGGCGAAACCAGCCCGGAGGAAGTGGAGGTGCTGCTGTCCAATCAGAAAGCGGCTCCCCACCAGCCGTCCTTCCTCCGCACCCTCATCAAAGCGTTCGGCCCCTACTTTCTGATTGGCTCGGGCTTTAAGCTCCTGCAGGATTCCATCACCTTCGTCAACCCGCAGCTGCTCag AATGTTGATCTCCTTCACCAGTCAGAAGGACGTCCCTGTTTGGTGGGGTTACACGCTGGCCTTCCTCATGTTCTTCACAGCCATACTGCAGACTCTCATCCTCCACCGGCACTTTCAGTACTGCTTCGTAACGGGGATGAACGTCCGGACCGCTCTCATAGGAGCCATCTACAGGAAG tctctgGTCATAACCAATGCTGCCAAGCGTTCCTCTACGGTGGGAGAAATAGTGAATCTGATGTCTGTCGACGCTCAAAGGTTCATGGATCTCACCACCTTCCTCAACATGCTCTGGTCTGCTCCTCTGCAAATTATGCTGGCGCTCTACTTCCTCTGGCAG AACCTTGGTCCATCTGTGCTGGCTGGAGTGGCTGTCATGGTCATGCTCATCCCCTTTAATGCCGTCATCGCCATGAAGACGCGCGCCTATCAG GTGGAACAGATGCAGCACAAGGACGCTCGTATCAAGCTGATGAATGAGATCCTTAACGGCATCAAAGTCCTCAAGCTGTACGCCTGGGAGAACTCCTTCAAAGAAAAGATCCTGGCGATTCGGCAGAAGGAGCTTATCGTCCTCAGAAAAACAGCCTACCTGGGAGCACTCTCCACCATGGCCTGGACCAGTGCCCCTTTCCTT GTTGCCTTGACGACGTTTGCCGTGTTTGTCACTGTAGATGAGAAGAACGTTCTGGATGCAGAGAAGGCCTTTGTGTCGCTCTCCCTTTTCAACATCCTTCGATTTCCTCTGAACATGCTCCCTCAAGTGATCAGCGGTCTCGTACAG GCGAGCGTGTCGCTGAAGCGAATCCAAAATTTCCTGAGTCATGATGAGTTGGACCCAAACTCTGTGGACAGAAAGACGAGCTCAG AGTTCGCCGTCTCGGTGGTGAACGGGAAATTCACGTGGGCCAAAGAAGATGAACCTGTTCTGGACAA CATCAACGTGATGGTGCCCCAGGGCTCCCTGGTAGCAGTGGTGGGTCATGTTGGCTGTGGGAAATCCTCGCTGATCTCCGCGCTGCTGGGCGACATGGAGAAAGTGGAAGGCGAAGTTTCTGTTCGG GGGTCGGTGGCTTACGTTCCCCAGCAGGCGTGGATACAAAATGCCACCCTGAGGGACAACATCCTGTTTGGGAAGAGCTTCCACGAGTCCAAATACCGCCGTGTTCTGGACGCCTGCGCCTTGACGCCAGATCTGGAAGTGCTGCCTGGAGGAGACATGACAGAGATCGGAGAAAAG GGCATCAACCTCTCCGGCGGTCAGAGGCAGAGGGTCAGCCTGGCTCGAGCGCTGTACAGCGACGCCGAGGTCTACCTCCTGGACGACCCGCTGTCCGCCGTGGACTCCCACGTGTCCAAACACATCTTCGACAACCTGATCGGCCCTGAGGGCTTGTTGAAAGGCAAG ACTCGCATCCTGGTGACGCACGGCATCACCTTCCTGTCTCAGGTGGACAACATCGTGGTGATGGTGGAGGGCCGGGTGTCGGAGATGGGCTCCTACCAAGAGCTGCTCAATCAGAACGGAGCCTTCGCGGAGTTTCTCAGGAACTACGCTCTGGAAGACATCGTGGAGGAGGACGAGGCCACCG AAGAGTTAATAGAAGATGAGTTGTTCCCCGATGACGTCCTTAGCAACCACCACACGGACATGGTGGACAACGAACCTACGGTTAATGAGgcaaagaaaagttttatgaG ACAGATCAGCATCCTGTCAGGAGACAGCGAGAACCTCCGGTGCCGCTCAGTCAGGAGACAGAGCCAGAAGAAGCACCAAGAGGcccaggagaagaagaaacccCAGGAGGGCCAGAACCTCATTCAGGCAGAGACAGCAGAAACAGGCCGG GTAAAAACCAAAGTGTTCCTGGAGTACGCAAAGGCAGTGGGACTAGTGCTGTCGGTGATCATTTGCTTGCTCTACGGCTGCCAGAGTGCCGCCGCCATTGGCGCCAACATCTGGCTCAGCCAGTGGACCAGTGACTCGTTGACAAATCAGACCAAGGAAAACGTTCACATGAGGGTGGGGGTGTACGCAGCGCTGGGCATTGCACAAG GTATCCTGGTCATGGCCTCTTCCTTCACTCTAGCCATGGGGAACATCGGCGCAGCCAAGAAGCTGCACGCCAACCTGCTCAACAACAAACTTCACACACCCCAGTCTTTCTTTGACACCACACCCATAGGACGCATCATCAACCGCTTCTCCAAGGACATCTACGTGATCGACGAGGCGCTGCCGTCCACCGTGCTCATGTTCCTCGGGACCTTCTTCGTTTCCCTCTCCACCATGATCGTTATCATTAGCAGCACGCCCATTTTTGCCGTCGTCATTGCCCCCCTGGCTTTTATTTACGTCTTTGTCCAG AGATTTTACGTTGCCACGTCGCGGCAGCTGAAGCGCCTGGAGTCGGTCAGCCGCTCTCCCATATACTCCCATTTCTCTGAGACCATCACCGGCTCTAGCGTAATCCGAGCCTACGACAGACACGCTGCCTTTGTTCAGATGTGTGATATGAAGGTGGACGAGAACCAAAAGAGTTACTACCCTGGTATAGTGTCCAACAG GTGGCTCGGAGTTCGTATCGAGTTCATCGGGAACTGCATCGTGTTGTTTGCCGCTCTCTTCGCTGTGATGGGAAAGGACACTCTGAGCCCGGGCCTCGTGGGTCTGTCCGTGTCATACGCGCTCCAG GTGACCATGTCTCTGAACTGGATGGTGCGGATGACTTCCGACCTGGAGAACAACATAGTGGCGGTGGAGAGAGTGAAGGAATACTCCGAAACCAAGACTGAG GCCCCGTGGGAGGTGGAGGACAAGAAGCCCCCTGCGGAGTGGCCCACGCAGGGCAACGTGGAGTTCAACGAGTACAGCGTTCGGTACCGCGAGGGTCTGGACCTCGTCCTGAGGAACATCACGCTCAGCGTCAAGGGAGGAGAGAAG ATCGGTATCGTGGGCCGCACCGGAGCTGGGAAGTCCTCCATGACGCTCTGCCTCTTCCGACTGCTGGAAGCTGCTGGAGGGGAGATCACCATCGACGGCGTGAAGATATCGGAGATCGGCCTGCATGACCTGAGGTCCAAACTCACCATCATTCCTCAG GAGCCCGTGCTCTTCTCGGGGACTCTGCGGATGAACCTGGATCCGTTTGATAAGTACAGCGACGACGACGTGTGGAAAGCCCTGGAGCACTCGCACCTCCACAAGTTCGTCAGCAACCAGCCGGCAAAGCTGGAGCTGGAGTGTTCGGAGGGAGGAGAGAACCTCAG CGTGGGCCAGAGGCAGCTGGTGTGTCTGGCTCGAGCTCTGCTGAGGAAAACCAGGATCCTCGTGCTGGACGAAGCGACGGCCGCTATCGACCTGGAGACGGACGACCTCATCCAGTCCACCATCCGCACTCAGTTCGATGACTGCACCGTCTTCACCATCGCACACAGACTTAACACTATTATGGACTACACAAG AGTGCTGGTGTTGGACAAGGGACAGATAGCAGAGTTCGACACGCCCACAAACCTCATATCAAAGAGAGGAATCTTCTACGGCATGGCTAAAGACGCAGGACTGGTGCAGTAG